The candidate division KSB1 bacterium DNA segment GAAGCGCACACCGTCACAAAATGAAGGCGGCGGGGGTAAAGGTGAAGTCTGCCCGCAGCCAGCGATTGGCTGGAAAAATCAGCCAATTTTTAAAAAAGAACACTAAAATTTGCCAAACTACAGTAAAAAATTTTATCCAATAGTTTTGCCATTAAAGCTTTTTTTGTTGCGGTTCTCTTTTCGTTGCGATTTTGTTTTCGTTGCGATCTTTTGCTTTCGACATCATTTCGTTGAGGAACTTGTCATGCCCAATTCACATGCCATTCCCTATCGCCGCGTGTACGTGTGGGAGCTGCCGGTGCGGTTTTATCATTGGATCAACGCGCTCTGCGTCGTGGTGCTCATCGCCACCGGCTATCTCATCGGCAAACCGCTGGCGATCACCTATTCGAGCGAGGCTTATCAGCAGTATTGGTTCGGCACCGTGCGCTTCATTCATTTCGTCACGGCGTTCATTTTCTTTTTTAATTTTTTGGTGCGCATCTACTGGGGCTTCGTTGGCAATCAGTATGCGCGCTGGACCAACTTCATCCCGCTCAAAAAAGCCCAATTCAAGGAGATGGGCGAAGTGCTGAAAGTGGACGTCCTGCAAGCGAAAATCAAAGGCCTCATCTCCATCGGCCACAATGCGCTCGCCGGCGTCACCTACTTTCTATCATTTCTCGTGTTTCTGTTCCAAGCCCTCACCGGTTTTGCGCTTTATTCCAGCATGAGCGACTCATTCTTCCCGCGGCTGTTCGCGTGGATCGTGCCGCTCATGGGCGGCGACTTCGCCGTGCGCCAGTGGCACCACATGTTTATGTGGTTCTTCGTCGTCTTTATCATCATTCACGTGTACCTCGTCTTCTACCACGATTACATCGAAGGTCGCGGCACCACCTCGTCGATGGTGGGGGGGTGGAAGTTTGAGCGGGAGGACGTGCTCAAATCGTGAAACGCGGAACGTGTAACGCGCTCGGATTCGCGTTTCATGCTTGTGACCCCAACGGATCAAGGCTGCCAACGGATTTAGCAAAGAATTGATCCGCTCAATCAACTCGATTCGCTTACTCTATTTTTTGTAAACGGATTGAGCGGATCGAACGGATATAATCTTTTCTGATGATTTTTTGTTTCGCGGGAAATAAAAGTGTTCATCCGTTGGCCGCCTACGGCCGCAGGCTTTTATTCGTTGGTCATTTTAAAAACTTTTTTTTATTAAACCGTGTTGACGGATTCAGGCGTACTC contains these protein-coding regions:
- the cybH gene encoding Ni/Fe-hydrogenase, b-type cytochrome subunit — encoded protein: MPNSHAIPYRRVYVWELPVRFYHWINALCVVVLIATGYLIGKPLAITYSSEAYQQYWFGTVRFIHFVTAFIFFFNFLVRIYWGFVGNQYARWTNFIPLKKAQFKEMGEVLKVDVLQAKIKGLISIGHNALAGVTYFLSFLVFLFQALTGFALYSSMSDSFFPRLFAWIVPLMGGDFAVRQWHHMFMWFFVVFIIIHVYLVFYHDYIEGRGTTSSMVGGWKFEREDVLKS